The genomic segment CGGCTAGCCGTCGGTGCGCTCGGCGGCGGCCGCGCGCATCCTGGCTTCCTTCTCCTGCAGTTCCGGGGTGAAGGCCTCGCCGAAGTCCTCGGCCTCGAGCACGCGCCGCACCTCGATCTCCTGGTCGGGGCCGGGGACCCGCTTCACCCAGCTGAGCGCCTCCTCCAGCGAGGGCACCTCGATCATCCAGAACCCGGCGATCAGTTCCTTGGCCTCGGTGAACGGCCCGTCGGTGACGGTCGCCGAGCCGTTGCTCAGCTTCACCCGTGCGCCCTGCGAGCTGGGCGCGAGCCCCTCGCCGGTGAGCAGGATGCCGGCGCCGACCATCTCCTCGTTGAACTTCGCCATCTCGGTGAGTTCGGCTTCGGTGGGCGCCCGGCCGCTGTCGTTCGACTCGTCGGACTTGAGCAGGATCATGAATCTCATGGTTTCTCCCTCGAAGGTGACGACCTCCACCCTTCACCTCCGGTACGCGGGCGCACCACCGGCACGCCTTCACACAAGCAAATTTCTATGTGCACGGCGGCTTTTCACCTGCGTACGTTCCAGGGCATGCGCGAACGAATCATCCGATCCGGCGACGTCGAACTGTGGACCCAGGCGATCGGCGAACCCGATGCCCCGGCGCTGCTGCTGAACGCCGGGGACTGCCAGTCGTCGATGGACTGGCCGGAGGATCTGGTGCGCCTGCTCGCCGACGCCGGGCACCTGGTGCTCCGCTACGACTACCGCGACACCGGACGCTCCACGCACCGCGAGTTCCCGCCGAATCCCTACGACTTCGGCGATCTGGCCCGCGACGCGGTCGCGGTGCTCGACGGGTGGGGCATCGAACGCGCCCACTCGCTCGGGTTCGGCATGGGTTCGGCGGTCAGCCAGCTGCTCGCGCTGGACCACCGCGAACGACTGACCGCGATCACCCTGCTCGGCAGCTGCGCGATGGACGTGGACTTCTTCGGCAACTGGGAACGCGCGCTCACCGGGGAGCCCACGCTCGACGGCCTGCCCACGCCGGAGCGCTGGTTCGTCGAACTCGCCTTCAATCCCGCGTCGGTCTCGGAAATCGAGTTCTACCGGCGGCTTTCCGGCGACCAGCTCCCCTTCGACGAGAGCGAGCTACAGCAACGGATCGATCGCGTGCGCGCACACGCGGCGGACGAGGAGCCGGTCGAGGACCACCCACACGGCCAGATCCGGCAGGACTGGACCAAGCGGGCCGCCGACCTGGCGGGCATCACCACGCCCGCGCTGGTCATCGAGGCCCCACTGGACCCGATCCACCCGCCGCCCCACGCGCGGCACCTCGCCGAGTCGATCCCGGGCGCGCGGCTGACGACCATCCCCGGCATGGGCCACTACCTGGCGCCCGCGATCCACCAGCCGCTGACCGACGCGGTCACCGCTCACGTCGGCGCGGGGATGTGACAGAAGTGCTTGCGCTGCAACAGAAAGCACCGGCCGCGTAGAGATTACGCGGGAACACGCCGAGCGCTGGGGGTCACTCGGCGTGTCCCGCCGCTCGTGGGGGTTCGGGAGAACGGACGAATTCGACTTCCGCCGGCTCGTCCAGATCATCGATGTCGAGCGGGCAACCGTCCGCGGTGAACAGTTCCGAACCGCCTGCCAGTACCACCGTCAGTGCCGTAGGTGTCGTCACGCTTCCCACGATGCATGACGAGGACTAGGACTTCGGCTAGATGGCTCAGGCGGGGACCGTGGCGTCGAGATCCTGGGACAGCAGCTCGGAAAGCTCGCGCAGCGTCTCTTCCGCGCCTTCGCCTTCCACCACCAGCACCACGTCTTCGCCGCCGCCGACGCCGAGCGACATCACCGCGAGGATGCTCGCCGCGTCGACCAGTGCGTCTTCGGAGCGGCCGATGCGGACGGAGGCGGACTGCTTGCCGGCGGCCTCGGCGAGCAACCGGGCCGGCCGCGCGTGCAGACCGACCGAAGAACCAATGGTGACTCGTGTGCTGAGCACGCTTCCGTCCTTTCGATCAGGCGCCAGGAGCCTCCTCAGCGTAACCGCGAGCATGTTGGTTATCAAGCGTTTCGAGTTGGTTTATCTGCGTTGAAGTTGGTTCACGTTCGCTTCACCCGATCGTGAGCTGTTCGCGCAGCTCCTCGACGCGCCGCACCTCGTCGGCCGCCTCGCCGTCACCAACCGGCCCGAAACCGTCCACTTCGGACAACAGCGCCCGCGCCCCGTCCTCGTCGCCCAGCCGCAGCGCCAGATCGGTACGCAGTACCAGCGCACGGAAACGCAGCACCGCGGGCACTTCCTCGTCGAGCGCGAGCGCCCGGTCGAGCGTCCGCACCGCCGCATGTGGATCGTCGCGCGAGTCGGCCAACATGGTGGCAGTCTCCAGGACGCGGCCGAGCTTCGGGCCCTCGACGGGTCCTTCGGCGAGCCCGTTGTTCGGCGCGCTGAAGGGCTGGCCGATGCGGACGTAATTGCCCGACGGGTCGATCACGATGAACTGCCGGGCGCCCGAACGCAGGTTCTTGAGCGGGTTGACCCGCGGCGTCCCGCGCGAGGGCACCTTGCCCAGCGCCGCGCGCAGGCCGCCGGTGAACCGCTCGTACAGCACGTCCACCCGATCGGTCAGCACGTAGCAAGTGCTGAAGTTGTCCTGCGGCGCCAAGCCTTTCAGCACGTAGAAGTGCAGTTCTACCCCCTCGAAATCGACCACCGCGTACACGTTGGGCGCTTTCTGCCGGTAGGTCACTTCGAAGCCGAGCGAGCAGTAGAAGTCGAGCGTCTCGGTGATCGAAACGCAGGGCAGCAGCGGGATGGTCTTC from the Amycolatopsis magusensis genome contains:
- a CDS encoding YciI family protein, translating into MRFMILLKSDESNDSGRAPTEAELTEMAKFNEEMVGAGILLTGEGLAPSSQGARVKLSNGSATVTDGPFTEAKELIAGFWMIEVPSLEEALSWVKRVPGPDQEIEVRRVLEAEDFGEAFTPELQEKEARMRAAAAERTDG
- a CDS encoding VOC family protein, which codes for MEKTIPLLPCVSITETLDFYCSLGFEVTYRQKAPNVYAVVDFEGVELHFYVLKGLAPQDNFSTCYVLTDRVDVLYERFTGGLRAALGKVPSRGTPRVNPLKNLRSGARQFIVIDPSGNYVRIGQPFSAPNNGLAEGPVEGPKLGRVLETATMLADSRDDPHAAVRTLDRALALDEEVPAVLRFRALVLRTDLALRLGDEDGARALLSEVDGFGPVGDGEAADEVRRVEELREQLTIG
- a CDS encoding HPr family phosphocarrier protein, which codes for MLSTRVTIGSSVGLHARPARLLAEAAGKQSASVRIGRSEDALVDAASILAVMSLGVGGGEDVVLVVEGEGAEETLRELSELLSQDLDATVPA
- a CDS encoding alpha/beta fold hydrolase; amino-acid sequence: MRERIIRSGDVELWTQAIGEPDAPALLLNAGDCQSSMDWPEDLVRLLADAGHLVLRYDYRDTGRSTHREFPPNPYDFGDLARDAVAVLDGWGIERAHSLGFGMGSAVSQLLALDHRERLTAITLLGSCAMDVDFFGNWERALTGEPTLDGLPTPERWFVELAFNPASVSEIEFYRRLSGDQLPFDESELQQRIDRVRAHAADEEPVEDHPHGQIRQDWTKRAADLAGITTPALVIEAPLDPIHPPPHARHLAESIPGARLTTIPGMGHYLAPAIHQPLTDAVTAHVGAGM